In the genome of Brachypodium distachyon strain Bd21 chromosome 3, Brachypodium_distachyon_v3.0, whole genome shotgun sequence, the window CTGTCTCCTTCTTCTATGCCAGGCTGACAGCTATAGCCAAACGGAAGTAGTACGGAACATAACGTTGTGCAGAGCACTAAGCATGtcgaaaaaaagagaatacaAGGTTCAATTACCTGACGCGTTCCGGAACTGAGCAAGATCACGATACACAAGCTGGCAAATACCTGAAGGGAATAATAAACGCATGCAGGCTGGCCTGTTCTTCGTCgacacagaaaagaaaagaaaagaaaagaaaatcacgCTAGCTAGCCTACGTGCGTACCAGCAACTTCCTTAATGCATAGAGGTTCAGCTAGTACTAGTAGGAGTAGTATATAATCATCCCCAGCGTCCCTCTGCATCTTCATCAAGCCTTGGCATACATACTCAACAAGCAGAAGTGAGAATTATTTCATTCGTGCTTCGGGAATTAAAGGGAAAAGATTCAAGAGATGGAAAGCTCGAGGGCGCTCCTCCTGATGGCGGTCACCGTGGCGGCCatcggcctcgccggcgccaaCTTCCGCGACGACTGCGACATCCCGTGGGCTCCTGAGAACGCCTACTTCTCGCCGGACGGCCACAGCCTCACCATGTCCCTGCCGAGGGAGAACTCCGGCTGCGCGCTGCAGACCAAGAAGCAGTTCATCTACGGCAGCGTCTCCACCCTCATCAAGCTGATACCCGGCGATTCCGCCGGCACCGTCACCACATACTACGTACGTCCCCTAATCAATCACACTGCTTGCTTAACTGATCATCGTGttaatttgttgtttttatCGCAAttaagagcatgtacaatgcaaggtgTTAAGACAGATGCTtacgaaaataaaccaagcaCTTTTTTAAGCACCAGTGCTTATTTGTTTAGAGGAGGTGTCAAGTTAGGCATCTGCTTAGTCTAAATAAGCATAAGTGTTTAACAAAAAccggttaatttttctaagcaCCCATCTAGACATCTTGCATTGCACATGCTCTAATTCggcaaatatatatatatatatatcagaCGTCGTCGGCAATGGACTCCAACAAAAAGCACGACGAGATCGACTTCGAGTTCCTGGGGAACGAGACGGGGCAGCCCTACACGATCCACACCAACATCTTCGTGGACGGGGTGGGGAACAGGGAGATGCAGTTCGTGCCCTGGTTCAACGCAACGGACGGGTACCACAACTACACCATCTCCTGGACACCCTGCATGGTGGTCTGGTACGTGGACAGCGTCCCCATCCGGGTGTTCAGAAACTTCAGCAAGGAGGGCGTCCCGTTCCCGGTCACCCGGCCCATGTACGCCTACTCCACACTCTGGGAGGCCGACGACTGGGCCACGCAGGGGGGCCGCGTCAAGACCAACTGGGCCAACGCGCCCTTCGTCGCCAGCTACCAAGACATGGTCGTCGACGTCTGCAGCTGCGCCTCCGGCGACTACTACTGCGCCGACAACTGCAAGGCCAAGTACTACGGGTACGACCAGCAGTACTACTGCGGCGGGCTTCAGCCTGACCAGGCCAAGGCTATGCTCGAGCTGCAGCAGAAGTACAGGATCTACGACTACTGCGTCAAATACAGGGCCGCCAACAAAGAGTGCGACCTCCAACAGTACTGATTTTTGATGATGTGCCGTCTGATCGATCACCGTTCTTTATACGTACGGCCGTGGCACGCACCAACGATCGATCCTTGGTAATGATTACCCAGATGGGGATTCGTTGGGGTTTATTAAATTGATTGATACATATTGATTTGGTCAAGGATTTTTATTCCTTGTCATCACAAATATTTTGTAGTTGTTTTTGAGAGGaatattttgtaattttttcttGTTCCGGACAAACATATACATACAGATATACTTGTATAATTATTTATTTCCTTGCTATGATGCATATATGTGAGTAATATATCCTCTTTTGTCGACAGAGAACTACATTTGAGGTAATTATAAGTTGTTTTTGATTTTGGGATTTAATTAACTCCGTGGCTTCGAGTCCAACGATCTACTATCTACTATTGGTTCAGCCATAGTGTTAACGAGATGCTGGGTGCGACAATATCTTGGTGCATTTTCTTTATGAAAAATAATTATGAGCAGTAGGATTTGGACCCTATTGGGTGGAGTCATGCACTCACAAATCCACCACCACACCATGAGGTGCTTCTCGTCTTTTTGAGTATGCTATTTTTACGATTTTACTAGCAGAGTCAAGTCCCACTTTCTATCCATGTATACGAGTCTTATTGTGCTTCTTTGCGAAAAGGTCCACAATATATTATTAATCATCAATAGAATTacaaaaaatactccctccgatcctaaattgttgtcgaaatattacatgtatctagacgccttttaagagtagatacatccatatttggcaaaatttgagacaagaatttagaatcggagggagtattaaaagTAATAAAATTACGAATAGGTCATTTGGCGTTGCCTCTCCATCACCGGAACCGGGCAAAGCTTGCCAAATGAGAGTTTGTTGTACTAGACGGTAAGAAAATCGTCGTGCTAAGACCCCAGAGGACCAACACACCACAACAACGCCAGTCTCCAAAGATGATAATCGTAAATCGGAAGAGCCGGACCTGAAACCACACCAACAAACACAAAAGCCAACGGATCCTAAGGGATTAGCTAGAAAACTAGAAAACTGACCGGATCACAAGAGATTCGCCGGACACACCACTCCATGCGCCCTCCGCTAGCGCTAGGTGCACCACCAGAGCGAGGACAAGGCGGGAAAGATCTTATTTTGACTACAAGATGTATATAAGCACCACGTTAAGTGCCTGACCTGTTAAACGAACACCATCCAATTTAAATGAAGCTTCATCGATGCAAGTATTGTGAAACAGGACAACGAAAACCTTGCAAATCATCAAGACATGTGTTAGACTACCCCCTTCCCACCCATCCACCCAAACAATTAATActactcaaatcattagaaaaCAGGTAGGGC includes:
- the LOC100822338 gene encoding probable xyloglucan endotransglucosylase/hydrolase protein 12, producing MESSRALLLMAVTVAAIGLAGANFRDDCDIPWAPENAYFSPDGHSLTMSLPRENSGCALQTKKQFIYGSVSTLIKLIPGDSAGTVTTYYTSSAMDSNKKHDEIDFEFLGNETGQPYTIHTNIFVDGVGNREMQFVPWFNATDGYHNYTISWTPCMVVWYVDSVPIRVFRNFSKEGVPFPVTRPMYAYSTLWEADDWATQGGRVKTNWANAPFVASYQDMVVDVCSCASGDYYCADNCKAKYYGYDQQYYCGGLQPDQAKAMLELQQKYRIYDYCVKYRAANKECDLQQY